The Nitrospirales bacterium genome includes a window with the following:
- a CDS encoding transglutaminase family protein, which produces MQQYLSASHYINWQHPLILTQAHMLANGCANPHEIANACFEFVRDQIQHSGDYSLNPVTCRASDVLRYRTGYCYAKSHLLAALLRANGIPAGLCYQRLTISHQRPPYCLHGLNAVHLDRIGWYRIDPRGNRDGIQATFCPPTEQLAFPIQSEGECDLPEIWPAPLPEVVAVLETQKTYEEVSNNLPDIELISPVHSQSNPASMQSVFSTHSVGPDK; this is translated from the coding sequence ATGCAGCAATATCTCTCGGCCAGTCACTACATTAATTGGCAACACCCTCTCATCCTGACGCAAGCCCACATGCTGGCAAATGGATGCGCCAATCCTCACGAAATCGCCAACGCTTGCTTTGAGTTTGTACGAGATCAGATTCAACACAGTGGAGACTATTCACTCAATCCTGTGACTTGTCGAGCCTCAGACGTTCTGCGCTATCGAACCGGCTATTGTTACGCAAAAAGTCATCTACTCGCAGCGCTTCTGAGAGCCAATGGCATTCCCGCAGGCCTGTGTTACCAACGCCTGACGATCAGTCATCAAAGACCGCCCTATTGTTTACACGGTCTGAACGCCGTGCATCTCGATCGCATTGGCTGGTATCGAATTGATCCTCGAGGAAATAGGGATGGAATACAGGCGACATTTTGTCCACCGACTGAACAGTTGGCGTTCCCCATCCAATCCGAGGGCGAATGTGATCTTCCAGAAATATGGCCTGCCCCTCTTCCCGAAGTTGTCGCGGTCTTAGAAACCCAGAAAACTTATGAAGAAGTTTCCAACAATCTTCCTGATATTGAGCTGATTTCGCCCGTTCACTCTCAATCCAATCCGGCTTCTATGCAAAGTGTTTTTTCAACGCATTCAGTAGGGCCTGACAAATAG
- a CDS encoding RluA family pseudouridine synthase yields MITEFVITRGEQRKRLDIFLVHREPEVSRSRLQRLIQLGRIRVNNLMVKPSFQVKPGDRITLDTPKPGSVLVKGEVTQLDILHEDEAMLVINKPPGVVMHPTAGMWSGTILNGVLDYFQVTTQKGCSPGIVHRLDQDTSGVVVVAKNLDAHRSLAKQFAQHSITRQYQALVWNVPTSNDGVIHLAIGRDAHDSTRHSPDTTRPRTAITEYHMIKRWANVAAYLNLVPRTGRTHQLRVHLASHGLPILGDRWYGKGTTGEIADRAIPRMMLHARSLGFQHPNSGDYHEYTIECPPDMQALTQHLQQTLR; encoded by the coding sequence ATGATTACTGAATTTGTCATCACCCGCGGAGAGCAGCGTAAACGGCTTGACATCTTTTTAGTCCATCGCGAACCTGAAGTCTCTCGCTCACGTCTTCAACGACTCATTCAACTCGGCCGGATACGGGTCAACAACCTCATGGTGAAACCGAGCTTTCAAGTCAAACCTGGCGATCGCATCACTCTGGACACCCCAAAACCAGGATCTGTGTTGGTTAAGGGAGAAGTAACCCAGCTAGACATTCTTCACGAAGATGAGGCGATGCTCGTGATCAATAAGCCACCGGGTGTGGTGATGCATCCCACAGCGGGCATGTGGTCAGGAACGATTTTGAATGGCGTTCTTGACTACTTCCAGGTGACGACACAAAAGGGGTGCTCACCCGGCATCGTACATCGATTAGATCAAGATACCTCTGGAGTAGTGGTGGTCGCGAAAAATTTGGACGCACACCGATCTCTCGCGAAACAATTTGCACAACATTCCATCACCCGACAATACCAAGCCTTGGTCTGGAATGTTCCGACTTCTAATGATGGCGTGATCCACTTGGCCATTGGACGCGATGCGCATGACTCCACCAGGCATTCCCCCGACACGACCAGGCCTCGTACGGCTATCACGGAATATCATATGATCAAACGATGGGCAAACGTGGCAGCCTACTTGAACCTCGTCCCGCGTACTGGGCGCACCCATCAACTGCGCGTACACCTGGCCTCCCATGGCCTCCCGATCTTGGGGGATCGATGGTATGGGAAGGGAACAACCGGTGAGATAGCAGACAGGGCAATTCCAAGAATGATGCTCCATGCACGAAGTCTTGGCTTTCAGCATCCCAACTCAGGAGACTATCACGAATACACGATTGAATGCCCACCTGATATGCAAGCTCTCACACAACACCTACAACAAACGTTACGATAA
- the msrA gene encoding peptide-methionine (S)-S-oxide reductase MsrA: MNKFTGFAVLLAIGLMLTFIGAVPSSSAVGEPGQYSTATFAGGCFWCLEPPFDKLDGVISTTSGYTGGQKSDPTYEEVSAGGTGHTEAIQVVFDPAKISYPELLDVYWRNSDPTTADRQFCDHGNQYRPAIFYHDEEQRKLIEQSKAKIESTKTFPQEIVTEIVPATTFYPAEDYHQDYYQKNPLRYKFYRYSCGRDQRLKELWG, encoded by the coding sequence ATGAACAAATTCACAGGATTCGCTGTCTTGCTCGCGATCGGGTTAATGTTGACGTTCATTGGGGCTGTCCCATCTAGCAGCGCCGTTGGTGAACCGGGACAGTATTCCACAGCCACCTTTGCGGGAGGATGTTTCTGGTGCCTGGAACCACCCTTTGACAAACTCGATGGGGTTATTTCAACGACCTCGGGATATACGGGGGGCCAAAAGTCTGACCCTACGTATGAAGAAGTCTCGGCTGGAGGAACCGGCCACACCGAAGCTATTCAAGTCGTCTTCGACCCGGCCAAGATCAGTTATCCAGAACTCCTGGACGTCTATTGGAGAAATTCTGATCCGACGACAGCAGATCGCCAATTCTGCGATCATGGGAATCAATATCGCCCGGCGATTTTTTACCACGACGAGGAACAACGGAAATTGATCGAACAATCCAAGGCTAAGATTGAATCGACAAAAACGTTTCCACAGGAAATCGTGACGGAAATTGTGCCGGCCACGACCTTTTATCCGGCGGAAGACTACCACCAAGACTATTATCAAAAGAACCCATTACGGTATAAGTTTTATCGATATAGCTGTGGACGTGATCAACGACTGAAAGAATTATGGGGCTAG
- a CDS encoding 50S ribosomal protein L11 methyltransferase: MSELAGRLMNMSLLGAWEDEGVVHLYWDHADWHESMLEALGETLLELGLKVDHDEIRVQTIPWQDWNRIWTESVQPIHIGKRIVVRPSWSEVEVAEDGIELILDPKQAFGTGHHATTQLLCEWLEDTIQGGEQVLDVGTGSGLLGMVALRLGATSVLAIDHDAVALECAKEYARMNHFGPELEFQVLDIHDLSDGQYDVILANIDRRTLLSVDQAFANVAGSHTLLLMTGILESDYEELVAYYRQYGWRDGDVRKRAEWIAIELVRRAPDYLSG; this comes from the coding sequence GTGAGTGAACTAGCTGGACGGCTCATGAACATGAGCCTATTGGGTGCCTGGGAAGACGAGGGTGTTGTCCATTTGTATTGGGACCATGCCGATTGGCATGAGTCCATGCTTGAGGCACTTGGTGAAACCCTCCTGGAACTTGGCTTGAAGGTCGATCATGATGAGATTCGGGTTCAAACGATTCCTTGGCAGGACTGGAACCGTATCTGGACGGAGTCGGTCCAACCGATCCATATCGGGAAACGCATTGTGGTTCGACCGAGTTGGAGTGAAGTCGAAGTGGCAGAGGATGGGATTGAACTCATTCTTGACCCCAAACAAGCATTCGGGACTGGTCATCATGCGACCACACAACTCTTGTGTGAATGGCTGGAAGATACCATTCAAGGTGGGGAGCAGGTGCTCGATGTTGGAACGGGGAGTGGGCTCTTAGGGATGGTCGCGTTGCGCCTTGGGGCAACGTCTGTGCTCGCGATCGATCATGACGCCGTGGCCCTGGAATGCGCGAAGGAGTATGCGCGGATGAATCATTTCGGTCCTGAGTTGGAGTTTCAGGTCCTGGACATTCATGACCTTTCTGATGGTCAGTATGATGTCATCCTCGCCAATATTGACCGGCGAACGTTGTTGTCGGTCGATCAGGCATTTGCCAACGTTGCCGGTTCGCATACGCTATTGCTGATGACAGGAATTCTCGAATCTGATTACGAAGAACTGGTTGCCTATTATCGGCAATATGGATGGAGGGACGGAGACGTTCGGAAACGTGCGGAATGGATTGCGATCGAGCTTGTACGAAGAGCCCCAGACTATCTATCTGGCTAA
- a CDS encoding S1C family serine protease — translation MKLWSANALGLVVLGSLVLNLSLPVSVSSRSLPEAAEQAKMATVGILRHAEDDAYKSVYSEFAIRGSGVHLGDGYILTARHVVDRQEGGNTHLPDTIRVLSTGFSEWQAKLVGSDRFLDLALYRLQVAGKNDEVLSVSFAPEEPLQGDEVFTVGYPLGWGPALAFGRFGNPRTFLPTGQSRLMQIDLSACSGNSGGGLFDRQGNLVGLIHAIIQSEGKSDERRCSRFAFAIPGALVQKVVEALKNGHSPAFPRLGIRMTAVKVQQQWRVAVAEAKGPSRRAGLRKHDIVLSIDQTPVTSAAQLKSYLIEHTQPGQTVELHVLRGEKVKVVKVLLGKS, via the coding sequence GTGAAACTTTGGTCAGCAAATGCTCTAGGCTTAGTCGTGCTCGGCAGTCTTGTCTTAAATCTCTCGTTGCCCGTGTCGGTTTCGTCGCGTTCTCTACCTGAGGCAGCAGAACAGGCCAAGATGGCTACCGTCGGGATTTTGCGACATGCGGAGGATGACGCCTATAAAAGTGTGTATTCTGAATTTGCCATTCGAGGATCTGGGGTCCATTTAGGAGATGGTTATATCCTCACGGCACGACATGTGGTCGATCGTCAGGAAGGAGGTAATACGCACCTTCCCGACACGATACGTGTGCTCAGTACCGGGTTTAGTGAATGGCAAGCCAAGCTGGTCGGGTCCGATCGATTCCTTGATCTGGCCCTCTATCGTCTGCAGGTGGCGGGGAAAAATGATGAGGTGCTATCAGTTTCTTTTGCTCCTGAAGAACCTCTGCAAGGTGACGAGGTATTCACGGTAGGATATCCACTCGGTTGGGGCCCTGCGCTGGCCTTTGGCCGATTTGGAAACCCTCGAACGTTTTTGCCAACAGGGCAGTCGCGTCTCATGCAAATAGACCTGTCAGCCTGTAGTGGAAATTCTGGGGGAGGACTTTTTGATCGGCAGGGGAATCTCGTTGGCCTTATTCATGCCATCATTCAATCGGAAGGGAAGAGTGATGAACGTCGTTGCAGTCGATTTGCCTTTGCGATTCCTGGCGCGTTGGTGCAGAAAGTAGTTGAGGCATTAAAGAACGGCCACTCTCCGGCGTTTCCTCGGCTCGGGATTCGCATGACCGCTGTTAAAGTACAGCAGCAATGGAGGGTTGCGGTCGCCGAAGCAAAGGGGCCGTCTCGTCGAGCTGGTCTTCGAAAACATGACATCGTTTTGTCGATCGACCAAACCCCAGTGACATCAGCTGCACAATTAAAAAGTTATTTGATCGAGCATACGCAACCAGGACAAACGGTTGAGCTTCACGTTCTGCGTGGTGAGAAGGTCAAGGTCGTGAAAGTGCTGTTGGGAAAAAGCTGA
- a CDS encoding mismatch-specific DNA-glycosylase, with product MSGHLTLPDYIKSGLDIVFVGINPGVRSAVVGHHFAGHSNRFWKLLNDSRLLPCPVTYEDDWRLPSWGVGLTNIVSRTTSGSRDLLARDYSEGRQVLKQKIRRYRPAILALLGVTLYPIVFPQGMRSSQRSQNSDAPRRVGLLPERFENARVVLLPNPSGRNAHYSYSDMLKGFDELCRLKSELRRVNSVGGME from the coding sequence TTGAGTGGGCATCTGACGCTTCCAGATTATATCAAGTCTGGGTTGGATATCGTATTCGTGGGGATTAACCCAGGCGTTCGGTCAGCGGTTGTGGGTCACCATTTTGCCGGTCATTCTAATCGTTTCTGGAAATTGCTGAATGACTCTCGTCTTTTGCCATGTCCTGTGACGTATGAGGATGATTGGCGTTTACCGAGTTGGGGGGTGGGTCTCACGAATATCGTATCGCGCACGACGTCCGGGAGTCGCGACCTTCTTGCCCGTGATTATTCTGAAGGCCGACAGGTGTTGAAACAGAAGATTCGTCGGTATCGCCCTGCTATTCTCGCGTTACTGGGTGTCACCCTTTATCCAATCGTGTTTCCTCAAGGCATGCGGTCTTCGCAGCGTTCCCAAAATTCTGACGCGCCACGGAGAGTCGGATTACTCCCCGAACGATTCGAGAATGCCCGTGTCGTCTTGTTGCCGAACCCCAGTGGGCGTAATGCCCATTATTCCTACAGTGACATGTTGAAAGGGTTTGATGAGTTGTGCCGACTAAAGTCTGAGCTGCGACGAGTAAACTCGGTGGGTGGTATGGAGTAG